DNA from Haloferax volcanii DS2:
TCTCGTGAGGTGACACGCATGTCGAACACTACTCACTCGTGGCGTTGGGGGGTCCGACCGTGAGCGAGTTCCAGCGGTTTCTCGCAAAGCGGCTCGCCATCTCCATCGTGCTCACCCTCGTGGCCGTCTCGGTCATCTTCGTCGTCTTGCGGTTGCTCCCGGGGAGTCCGTTCGAATCCCTCGTCACCGCGGGCAACTTGAGCCAGCAGCAAATCACCGAGATTCGAGCGATGTACGGCCTCGACCAGCCGATGTGGCGGCAGTACCTCAGCTACCTCCAGAGCATCCTGCTGTTTCAGTTCGGCTACTCCATCCTGCGGAGCCAGCCCGTCTGGGGGGTACTGGCCCCGCGGCTCGTCAACACGCTCATCCTGCTCGTCCCCGCGTTAGTGACGACGGCGGTCCTGAGTTCCCTGCTCGGGATGTACGTCGGCTGGAACCGCGGGAGCAAACTGGAGAAGCTCAGCATCATCGCCACGACGTTCCTCCGGTCGACGCCGGTGTTCATCACGGGCATCCTGTTCGTCATCATCTTCGCGTACAACCTCGAACTGGTGCCCGCATTCGGGATGCGCTCTATCAGCGCCTCGCCGGAGGGCTACGTCGAGACGTTCGCCTCGTTCGACTTCCTGCACCACTACATCCTGCCGTTTACGGTGTCGGTGCTGTACTACAGCGGCGATTTCCTGCTGTTGGCGCGCAACGGCGTCGTCGAAAAGCGGGGGTCGGAGTTCCTCAAGCTCCACCGCGCGAAGGGGCTCTCGGAGATGCAGCAGCTCGCGCGGGCGGGTCGGAACTCCATGCTGCCGATTCTGACCTACTTCGCGCTGCGTCTCGGGATGATTTTCCAGGGACTCATCCTGCTCGAAGTCGTCTTCGGCTGGCCCGGCATCGGCCGCGAACTCGTGCTCGCCATCCAACAGCAGGACTACCCGCTGGTGCAGGCCGCCGTCTTCATCATGGCGCTCGCGGTCATCGTGGCGAACCTCGTCGCCGACGTGCTGTACGCCTACTTCGACCCGACC
Protein-coding regions in this window:
- a CDS encoding ABC transporter permease, translating into MSEFQRFLAKRLAISIVLTLVAVSVIFVVLRLLPGSPFESLVTAGNLSQQQITEIRAMYGLDQPMWRQYLSYLQSILLFQFGYSILRSQPVWGVLAPRLVNTLILLVPALVTTAVLSSLLGMYVGWNRGSKLEKLSIIATTFLRSTPVFITGILFVIIFAYNLELVPAFGMRSISASPEGYVETFASFDFLHHYILPFTVSVLYYSGDFLLLARNGVVEKRGSEFLKLHRAKGLSEMQQLARAGRNSMLPILTYFALRLGMIFQGLILLEVVFGWPGIGRELVLAIQQQDYPLVQAAVFIMALAVIVANLVADVLYAYFDPTVSTSGGGAA